The following coding sequences are from one Gemella haemolysans ATCC 10379 window:
- the efeB gene encoding iron uptake transporter deferrochelatase/peroxidase subunit yields MEESGKKWIDKKITRRDFLKKAGMTGAGAVVGASALGGFFANKAENNRAIADGEEKITFYGKHQAGITTLMQKCAYFVVLDLHSTKRDDVIDMFKEWTKYSEKLMNGELVEPALKNHYLPPKDTGETVGLNPYRLTLTFGVSPSFLKKMNLENKSLEEFKDLPPFAREQLKEKYTGGDICIQACADDEQVAFHAVRNLVRKARSTVTMKWSQSGFAAIGNRLETPRNLFGFKDGTANATKEDQFDKIVWCDKDNWMKDGSYMAVRRIQMHLETWDRTSLNEQENTFGRYKDSGAPFGETDEFAPIDLNKKGPDGKPLIPVTSHVHLAHKPGVELLRRSYSYSDGINETTGQFDSGLLFISFQKDPKQFITIQNSLGNEDKMNEYITHIGSGLFACFGGIKEGEYIGKKLFD; encoded by the coding sequence ATGGAAGAATCTGGTAAAAAATGGATTGACAAAAAAATAACAAGACGTGATTTTCTGAAAAAAGCAGGAATGACTGGAGCCGGTGCAGTTGTTGGAGCTTCTGCTCTTGGTGGATTTTTCGCAAATAAAGCTGAGAACAACAGAGCTATAGCTGATGGAGAAGAAAAAATCACATTCTATGGTAAACACCAAGCTGGAATTACTACTCTTATGCAAAAATGTGCTTATTTTGTCGTACTAGATTTACACTCGACTAAGCGTGATGATGTAATCGACATGTTTAAGGAATGGACTAAATATAGTGAAAAATTAATGAACGGTGAACTAGTTGAACCTGCTCTTAAAAACCATTATTTACCACCAAAAGATACTGGAGAAACGGTAGGGTTAAATCCCTATCGTTTAACTCTGACTTTTGGGGTTAGTCCAAGTTTCTTAAAAAAAATGAACTTAGAGAATAAAAGTCTTGAAGAATTTAAAGACTTACCACCTTTCGCTAGAGAACAATTAAAAGAAAAATATACAGGTGGAGATATTTGTATTCAAGCCTGTGCAGATGATGAACAGGTAGCCTTCCATGCAGTACGTAACCTAGTTAGAAAAGCTCGCTCTACTGTAACTATGAAGTGGAGCCAATCTGGTTTTGCCGCTATTGGTAATCGTCTTGAAACACCACGTAACCTTTTCGGATTTAAAGACGGTACTGCTAATGCAACTAAAGAAGACCAATTTGATAAGATTGTATGGTGCGATAAGGACAACTGGATGAAAGATGGTAGCTACATGGCTGTAAGACGTATACAAATGCACCTTGAGACATGGGATAGAACAAGTTTAAATGAACAGGAAAATACCTTCGGAAGATATAAGGATAGTGGTGCTCCTTTCGGAGAAACTGACGAGTTCGCCCCAATTGATCTTAATAAAAAGGGTCCAGATGGGAAACCTTTAATTCCTGTAACTTCTCACGTCCACTTAGCACATAAACCTGGTGTAGAATTATTAAGGCGTTCTTATTCTTATTCAGACGGTATAAATGAAACTACAGGACAATTCGACTCTGGACTGCTATTTATCTCATTTCAAAAAGATCCAAAACAATTTATAACTATCCAGAATAGTCTAGGAAACGAAGATAAGATGAATGAATATATAACTCATATCGGTAGCGGTCTATTTGCATGTTTTGGAGGAATTAAGGAGGGAGAATATATTGGCAAAAAACTATTTGACTAA
- the efeO gene encoding iron uptake system protein EfeO, with amino-acid sequence MKKNKLFMALMAGTIVISGCAAKTDKKEENKAAQVDTSKDTKEQLKQATDLYKKFVENQVDTLLKDTEKFAETIKSGNLDEAKKQYPVIRMAYERSEPIAESFGELDVNIDFRLADYLEENKTEEGWRGFHRIEKIMWEQNTTKGTEEYADQLVKDIKELKAKVATVEVTPDLMVTGAVDLLNEVATQKITGEEEIYSHTDLYDFKANIEGAEEIFKIFKPLIEKKDGKLAKDLTEKFATINSLLDKYKTDEKHYKLYTDLTKENTKELSEAVTKLGEPLSQMGVILDEEAK; translated from the coding sequence ATGAAGAAAAATAAATTATTTATGGCCCTAATGGCTGGTACTATCGTTATTAGCGGATGTGCTGCTAAAACAGATAAAAAAGAAGAAAACAAAGCTGCTCAAGTTGATACATCTAAAGATACAAAAGAACAACTTAAGCAAGCTACCGATCTTTATAAAAAATTCGTAGAAAACCAAGTAGATACTCTACTTAAAGATACTGAAAAATTCGCTGAAACTATTAAATCTGGAAATCTTGATGAAGCTAAGAAACAATATCCTGTTATTCGTATGGCTTACGAACGTTCAGAACCTATCGCAGAAAGTTTTGGTGAACTTGATGTGAATATCGACTTCCGTCTTGCTGACTACCTTGAAGAAAATAAAACAGAAGAAGGATGGAGAGGATTCCACAGAATCGAAAAAATTATGTGGGAACAAAATACTACTAAAGGTACTGAAGAATATGCAGACCAACTAGTAAAAGACATTAAAGAATTAAAAGCTAAAGTCGCTACTGTTGAAGTTACTCCTGATTTAATGGTAACTGGAGCTGTTGACTTACTTAACGAAGTTGCAACGCAAAAAATCACAGGAGAAGAAGAAATTTACTCTCACACTGACCTATACGACTTTAAAGCTAACATCGAAGGTGCTGAAGAAATCTTTAAGATTTTTAAACCTTTAATCGAGAAAAAAGACGGTAAATTAGCTAAGGATTTAACTGAAAAATTCGCTACAATAAATAGCTTATTAGACAAATATAAAACTGATGAAAAACACTATAAACTATATACTGATTTAACAAAAGAAAATACTAAAGAACTTTCTGAAGCTGTAACAAAATTAGGAGAACCACTTTCTCAAATGGGTGTAATTTTAGACGAAGAGGCTAAGTAA
- the pnuC gene encoding nicotinamide riboside transporter PnuC, whose amino-acid sequence MKQKLKIFATSKWFDLLGVVLVISIAIASGYLATRLDKFVDWGPWTALVPFGLISVINVGISMLSTRFTGKLSKLGNYLGIINAVLSGVIDYILGNKAAIITYPVTFLIYLGAIYVWNKSTDKPNTMSKAKLYTVLTAIAILSFVFSYATNYIGYHGKMSTLAYITTIAFAFSLMGNGLNTFKLTTQWPFWLLYNIVQLTKAVVQGNFANVGKYIFYIINSVGALFVWKDSEK is encoded by the coding sequence ATGAAACAAAAATTAAAAATATTTGCAACATCAAAATGGTTTGATTTACTAGGGGTTGTTTTAGTAATTAGTATTGCTATTGCATCAGGTTATTTAGCAACGAGATTAGATAAATTCGTTGATTGGGGTCCATGGACTGCACTTGTACCATTTGGACTTATTTCTGTAATTAATGTTGGTATTTCGATGCTATCTACAAGATTTACAGGAAAATTAAGTAAACTTGGTAACTACTTAGGTATTATTAATGCCGTATTATCAGGAGTTATTGATTATATCCTAGGTAACAAAGCTGCGATTATCACATACCCTGTAACATTTTTAATCTATTTGGGTGCGATCTATGTGTGGAATAAATCTACAGATAAACCAAATACAATGTCAAAAGCAAAATTATATACAGTTTTAACAGCAATTGCAATCCTTTCATTTGTATTTTCATATGCAACAAACTACATTGGATATCATGGTAAGATGAGTACTCTTGCATATATAACTACAATTGCATTTGCATTCTCATTAATGGGTAATGGATTAAATACATTTAAGCTAACTACACAATGGCCATTCTGGTTACTATATAATATTGTTCAACTTACAAAAGCAGTAGTTCAAGGAAACTTTGCTAACGTTGGTAAATATATCTTTTACATCATTAATAGTGTTGGAGCATTATTTGTATGGAAAGATTCTGAAAAATAA
- a CDS encoding HAD family hydrolase — protein sequence MKEKKIAAFFDIDGTLYRDSLMTEHFKKLIKYEVVDEKYWLNGVKDSYINWDKRFEDYDNYLFGVSEAYVQAITGLHKKYIDFATEQVMKLKADRVYKFTRDIIEKHKRNGHLIIFISGSPDYLVEAMGKKHHAFLAIGSKYIIEDEKFTGEVVPMWDADSKNKTIDRLVEEHNIDLDQSFAYGDTNGDYNMLRRVGNPVAMNPSRELLSKIKENKELAEKATILIERKDVIYKTKANIDIVEI from the coding sequence ATGAAAGAAAAAAAGATAGCAGCATTTTTTGATATTGACGGAACTCTTTATAGAGATTCTCTAATGACAGAACATTTTAAAAAATTAATAAAATACGAAGTTGTAGATGAAAAATATTGGCTAAATGGTGTAAAGGATAGTTACATTAACTGGGATAAGAGATTCGAAGACTATGATAACTACCTATTTGGCGTTTCCGAAGCTTATGTACAAGCAATAACAGGCCTTCACAAAAAATATATTGACTTCGCGACTGAACAAGTAATGAAACTTAAAGCTGATCGTGTCTATAAATTCACACGTGATATTATAGAAAAACACAAAAGAAATGGACACCTAATCATTTTCATTTCAGGAAGTCCTGACTACCTTGTCGAAGCGATGGGTAAAAAACATCATGCATTTTTAGCTATAGGTAGTAAATATATTATAGAAGATGAGAAATTTACAGGTGAAGTAGTTCCAATGTGGGATGCAGATAGCAAAAACAAAACTATTGATAGATTAGTTGAAGAACACAACATTGATCTGGATCAATCTTTCGCTTATGGAGATACTAATGGTGATTACAACATGTTAAGACGTGTTGGAAATCCTGTAGCCATGAACCCAAGTCGTGAATTACTAAGTAAAATTAAAGAAAATAAAGAACTAGCTGAAAAAGCTACTATTCTTATTGAACGTAAAGATGTTATTTATAAAACAAAAGCTAATATAGATATTGTAGAAATATAA
- a CDS encoding M3 family oligoendopeptidase, whose product MTFENYQYTRPNTDQLKEQLAALVERLNSATNAKETLDIFNEYNELRNNVSTMSQLSEIRVTIDTTDKFYEAEQEFWDEFGPELDSLYSKFDEAIFNSKFKEELKKEIGEHYFNLIETSLKVFSDEIIEDLKEENKLSSEYTKLTSSAKIPFDGGEHNLSGMAKYTQDANRETRLLANQAVAKFFKENLEQYDSIYDRMIKVRTRIAKKLGFDNFVEVAYLRLHRTDYNAKDVANYRKQIFEEIVPVVEELKKAQANRLGLEKLSFHDEGVTFKSGNPTPKGDRPTLVDHAKTMYKELSPETDEFFTFMTENNLLDLDTKPGKAGGGYCTFIPNYKAPFIFANFNQTPHDVTVLTHEAGHAFQVFQSRHHMPDYVWPTYEACEIHSMSMEFLTWPWMNLFFQDETEKFKYYHMATSIKFLPYGVTVDEFQHEVYENPELTPKERRMKWLEIERKYLPSRYYEDIPELDEGLFFYRQGHLFSVPFYYIDYTLAQVCAFQFWKKANENREKAWKEYLHLCKLGGTKPFLELVKEANLENPFEDGTISNIVPELRKYIDSVDATKF is encoded by the coding sequence ATGACTTTTGAAAATTACCAATATACAAGACCAAATACAGATCAATTAAAAGAACAATTAGCAGCATTAGTAGAAAGACTAAACTCTGCAACTAACGCTAAAGAGACACTAGATATTTTCAATGAATATAATGAACTTCGTAATAACGTAAGTACAATGTCACAATTATCAGAAATTCGTGTAACAATTGACACAACTGATAAATTCTATGAAGCTGAACAAGAATTTTGGGATGAGTTTGGCCCTGAGTTAGACTCTCTATACAGCAAATTTGACGAAGCAATATTCAATTCAAAATTCAAAGAAGAACTAAAAAAAGAAATTGGAGAACATTACTTCAATCTAATCGAAACTTCTCTAAAAGTATTTAGCGATGAAATCATTGAAGATTTAAAAGAAGAAAACAAACTTTCTTCAGAATACACTAAACTAACTTCAAGTGCTAAAATTCCATTTGATGGTGGTGAACACAACTTAAGTGGTATGGCTAAATACACACAAGATGCTAACCGTGAAACTCGTCTATTAGCAAACCAAGCTGTAGCTAAATTCTTTAAAGAAAACTTAGAACAATACGATAGCATTTATGATCGTATGATTAAAGTTCGTACTCGTATTGCGAAAAAACTTGGATTTGATAACTTTGTAGAGGTTGCTTACCTACGCTTACACAGAACAGACTACAATGCAAAAGATGTAGCAAACTACAGAAAACAAATTTTTGAGGAAATCGTTCCTGTAGTTGAGGAACTTAAAAAAGCTCAAGCTAACCGTCTAGGGCTTGAAAAACTTTCATTCCACGATGAAGGTGTAACATTCAAATCAGGTAACCCTACTCCAAAAGGAGATCGTCCAACACTTGTTGACCATGCTAAAACTATGTATAAAGAATTATCACCTGAAACTGATGAATTCTTCACATTTATGACTGAAAATAACTTATTAGATTTAGATACAAAACCAGGAAAAGCTGGTGGTGGTTACTGTACATTTATTCCAAACTACAAGGCACCGTTTATCTTCGCTAACTTTAACCAAACACCTCATGATGTTACAGTTCTAACTCACGAAGCTGGACATGCTTTCCAAGTTTTCCAAAGTAGACATCATATGCCAGATTATGTTTGGCCAACATACGAAGCTTGCGAAATTCACTCAATGAGTATGGAATTTTTAACTTGGCCTTGGATGAACTTATTCTTCCAAGATGAAACAGAGAAATTCAAATACTATCACATGGCAACATCAATCAAATTCTTACCATATGGTGTTACAGTTGATGAATTCCAACATGAAGTGTATGAAAATCCGGAATTAACTCCAAAAGAGCGTCGTATGAAATGGTTAGAAATCGAAAGAAAATACTTACCATCTCGTTACTACGAAGATATTCCAGAACTTGATGAAGGTCTATTCTTCTATAGACAAGGTCACTTATTCAGTGTCCCATTCTACTACATCGACTACACACTAGCTCAAGTTTGTGCATTCCAATTCTGGAAAAAAGCTAACGAAAATAGAGAAAAAGCATGGAAAGAATACCTACACCTATGTAAACTAGGTGGAACTAAACCATTCTTAGAGTTAGTTAAAGAAGCTAACCTAGAAAATCCATTCGAAGACGGAACTATCTCTAATATTGTTCCAGAACTTAGAAAATACATTGACTCTGTCGATGCAACAAAATTCTAG
- the def gene encoding peptide deformylase: MITTKDIIIDPHATLRARAEEVKSPISDEDKAILRGLLEYVIASQDDEKAEKLGLKPGIGLAAPQINVSKRMIAVHIPDEEFPEDTVSYALYNPKIISNSATKCYLAGGEGCLSVDKDIKGYVPRYSKIKVVGYNENDEKVTLTLTDLPAICFQHEIDHLNGVMFYDHINKENPFDVPAEYEKL, translated from the coding sequence TTGATTACTACTAAAGATATAATTATTGATCCACATGCAACGCTTAGAGCACGTGCCGAAGAAGTAAAAAGTCCTATCTCAGACGAAGATAAAGCTATTTTACGTGGATTATTAGAGTATGTTATTGCTTCACAAGATGATGAAAAAGCAGAAAAATTAGGACTAAAACCTGGAATAGGTTTAGCTGCACCGCAAATCAACGTTTCAAAAAGAATGATAGCCGTGCACATTCCAGATGAGGAATTCCCAGAAGATACTGTTTCTTATGCACTATACAATCCAAAAATCATCTCAAATTCAGCAACAAAATGTTACTTAGCTGGTGGAGAAGGGTGTTTATCTGTAGATAAAGATATTAAGGGATATGTTCCTCGTTATTCAAAAATTAAAGTAGTTGGTTATAATGAGAATGATGAGAAAGTTACTTTAACTTTAACAGACTTACCAGCAATTTGTTTCCAACACGAAATTGATCACTTAAATGGAGTTATGTTCTACGATCATATTAATAAAGAAAATCCATTTGATGTGCCAGCTGAATACGAAAAACTATAA
- a CDS encoding DUF1307 domain-containing protein, with protein sequence MKKILQIISVFLLVFLVGCSEKEGSKVYVKKQPGVQMEITLYYKGDVVTKQTAKNIITYSELGLTKETFKKQAEKFGEKLKGIKGLEDKVDYQDKVAIETVTVDYSVADINELKGLPWPSSGDKKVSLKKTEEKLIEERFDEKK encoded by the coding sequence ATGAAAAAGATATTACAAATTATATCAGTCTTTTTATTAGTATTTTTAGTCGGATGTTCCGAAAAAGAAGGTAGTAAGGTTTATGTTAAGAAACAACCTGGTGTACAGATGGAAATTACACTTTATTATAAAGGTGATGTTGTAACGAAACAAACAGCCAAAAATATTATTACTTATTCTGAACTAGGACTAACTAAAGAAACCTTTAAAAAACAAGCGGAGAAATTCGGAGAAAAGCTCAAAGGTATAAAAGGGTTAGAAGATAAAGTTGATTATCAAGATAAAGTTGCTATAGAAACTGTAACAGTTGATTATTCTGTAGCTGATATTAATGAATTAAAAGGTCTTCCATGGCCAAGTTCTGGAGATAAAAAAGTAAGTCTGAAAAAAACAGAAGAAAAACTTATAGAAGAAAGATTTGATGAGAAAAAATAA
- the prfB gene encoding peptide chain release factor 2, with translation MELIELRKELEEINKRITEFKTSLKIEDKTERVAEIENMMLEADFWNDSEAASLLVTESKSIKKELDEFSEMIDYLEHSEEMVEFLKDEDDEEIYQDLLETVVNLKNSVEDFSFRLLFSEEYDNNTAILEIHAGAGGTDATDWSELMLRMYERFFTKQGLKYSYLNYQSGDITGVKSATIKIEGDFAYGLLKGEKGVHRVVRISPFDPSGKRHTSFASIDVIPEFNDDEINIEINNEDLKIDTYRAQGAGGQHINTTDSAVRITHLPTGIVVQSQAERSQIKNKDAAMKNLKSKLYQLEIEEKEKELAAIRGEQKDIGWGSQIRSYVFTPYTMVKDHRTNYEVSTVDKVMDGEIIDFIDAYLHYNIKEKEIL, from the coding sequence TTGGAACTTATTGAACTTAGAAAAGAACTCGAAGAAATTAACAAAAGAATAACGGAATTTAAAACTTCATTAAAAATAGAAGATAAAACTGAACGAGTTGCTGAAATTGAAAATATGATGCTAGAGGCTGATTTTTGGAATGATAGCGAAGCAGCCAGTCTATTAGTTACAGAATCAAAAAGTATAAAAAAAGAACTTGATGAATTTAGTGAAATGATAGACTATTTAGAGCACTCTGAAGAGATGGTTGAATTTCTAAAAGATGAAGATGATGAAGAAATATATCAAGATTTACTAGAAACAGTAGTCAATCTTAAAAATAGTGTTGAAGATTTTAGCTTTAGATTACTATTCTCTGAAGAATATGATAACAACACTGCTATACTAGAAATACATGCCGGAGCTGGTGGAACTGATGCTACAGACTGGTCAGAATTAATGTTACGTATGTATGAAAGATTCTTCACAAAACAAGGATTAAAATATAGTTACTTAAACTATCAATCTGGTGATATCACTGGAGTTAAATCAGCAACTATAAAAATTGAAGGTGACTTTGCATATGGATTATTAAAAGGAGAAAAAGGTGTTCACCGAGTTGTTCGTATCTCACCTTTTGATCCATCTGGAAAAAGACATACGTCGTTCGCTTCAATCGATGTAATTCCAGAATTTAATGATGATGAAATTAATATCGAAATTAATAATGAAGATTTAAAAATAGACACTTACAGAGCTCAAGGTGCTGGTGGGCAGCATATTAACACTACTGATTCAGCAGTTCGTATTACCCACCTTCCTACTGGTATCGTCGTTCAATCACAAGCAGAACGAAGCCAAATTAAAAATAAAGATGCTGCAATGAAAAATTTAAAATCAAAACTATATCAACTTGAAATAGAAGAAAAAGAAAAAGAATTAGCAGCAATTCGTGGTGAACAAAAGGATATCGGTTGGGGATCACAAATTCGTTCCTATGTATTTACTCCATATACAATGGTAAAAGATCACAGAACAAACTATGAAGTATCTACAGTAGACAAAGTAATGGATGGTGAAATAATCGATTTTATCGATGCTTATCTACATTACAATATTAAAGAAAAAGAGATATTATAG
- a CDS encoding DUF1307 domain-containing protein, translating to MKKIFRLCTILLSSLLILTACSSEKTKVFTTKYGSNQENETTLTYKGEVVNRLKTISNITDLGTDEEAAYNSIKTSIDQENKDIDGLSYTIEKKDGKVIITWDLDFTKINFEKDKDRLHFKKSSLDEERKLSYIEENLKKNGAVEKK from the coding sequence ATGAAGAAAATATTTAGACTTTGCACTATACTTTTATCTTCCCTACTTATACTAACTGCATGTAGTAGTGAAAAGACAAAAGTATTTACTACAAAATATGGAAGTAATCAAGAAAATGAAACTACATTAACTTATAAAGGCGAGGTTGTTAATAGACTAAAAACTATTTCTAATATCACTGACCTAGGAACTGATGAAGAAGCAGCCTACAATAGTATAAAGACATCTATCGACCAAGAGAATAAAGATATCGATGGACTTTCTTACACTATTGAAAAGAAAGATGGAAAAGTAATTATTACTTGGGATCTAGATTTTACTAAAATAAACTTTGAAAAAGATAAGGATCGCTTGCATTTCAAAAAATCTTCTTTAGATGAAGAAAGAAAGTTAAGCTACATAGAAGAAAACCTTAAGAAAAATGGTGCTGTAGAGAAAAAATAA
- the hrcA gene encoding heat-inducible transcriptional repressor HrcA: protein MTMLIDRQVLILQSIVENFITTNQPVGSKQIAQNIDFSSATIRNDMSKLEKEGLIKKTHISSGRVPSEKGYRYYVDYIKKDYELSNSENEKLKQLSGGDIVSENNYLEKNAIVLSDLTDCTAVILAPTKTDRRINKIEVILLSSRSILVILVTNIGEVFQQNYKLDADFTAEDIAEINKLLQSYFYDVDMATAHVMIHGELEKYLKNKVNNYDMIVVALNRLLQNKIKKTVALGGKYNLLKQPDIDNVEKLKEVVSLLEDDKIVELLDNNEVTDKPSIKIGTELKLGNIDDLSLVSSSYNTSKGQGVIAVFGPKRMDYSKIMTLIACVRDNLNNNLK, encoded by the coding sequence ATGACGATGTTAATAGATAGACAAGTACTCATTCTTCAATCTATAGTCGAAAATTTTATTACGACTAATCAGCCTGTAGGTTCTAAGCAAATTGCTCAAAATATTGATTTCAGTTCGGCAACGATAAGAAATGATATGAGTAAATTAGAAAAAGAAGGATTGATTAAGAAGACTCATATTTCATCAGGTAGAGTACCTTCGGAAAAAGGTTATCGCTATTATGTAGATTACATAAAAAAAGATTATGAACTATCGAATAGTGAGAATGAAAAACTTAAACAACTCTCTGGTGGTGATATAGTATCGGAAAATAACTATCTAGAAAAAAATGCAATAGTCCTATCGGACTTAACTGATTGTACGGCGGTCATATTAGCCCCGACAAAAACGGATAGGCGCATTAATAAGATAGAGGTTATCCTTCTAAGTAGTCGTAGTATTCTCGTTATATTAGTAACAAACATAGGAGAAGTATTCCAACAAAACTATAAACTTGATGCGGATTTCACTGCAGAGGATATAGCGGAGATTAATAAACTTCTACAAAGTTACTTCTATGATGTAGATATGGCAACAGCTCACGTAATGATTCATGGTGAGTTAGAAAAATATCTAAAGAATAAAGTTAACAACTACGATATGATAGTGGTGGCTTTAAATAGATTGTTACAAAATAAAATTAAAAAGACTGTAGCATTAGGGGGTAAGTACAATTTACTTAAACAACCCGATATAGACAATGTAGAAAAATTAAAAGAAGTAGTATCGCTCTTAGAAGATGATAAGATAGTCGAGCTTCTAGATAATAATGAAGTAACAGACAAACCATCTATTAAAATAGGAACTGAGCTTAAGCTTGGGAATATAGATGATCTTTCATTAGTGTCTAGTAGTTATAACACATCTAAAGGTCAAGGTGTAATAGCCGTATTCGGACCAAAGAGAATGGACTATTCAAAAATCATGACACTTATAGCTTGTGTTCGTGATAATTTAAATAATAATTTAAAATAA
- the grpE gene encoding nucleotide exchange factor GrpE — protein sequence MATEEQKETLQEEVTTEETVETEETTDLKEEVVEKTAEELLQEQIEKLQEEVKASEDKYLRLYAEFENFKRRKNQEIDTINAYKSQKVITEILPSLDNLERALQVESTNEEVQTVLKGVQMVYEGLQAALKSEGVELVETENAQFDPNFHHAVMQGEESDKESGVILDTFQKGYKLKDRVIRPAMVKVNS from the coding sequence ATGGCTACTGAAGAACAAAAAGAAACTCTACAAGAAGAAGTAACAACAGAAGAAACTGTTGAGACTGAAGAAACGACAGATTTAAAAGAAGAAGTAGTTGAAAAAACTGCTGAAGAGTTATTACAAGAGCAAATTGAAAAACTGCAAGAAGAAGTAAAAGCGTCAGAAGACAAATACTTACGACTTTACGCAGAGTTTGAAAACTTTAAACGACGTAAAAATCAAGAAATTGACACTATAAATGCTTATAAGAGTCAAAAAGTTATTACAGAAATCTTACCAAGTTTGGATAACCTGGAACGTGCTTTACAAGTTGAGTCAACTAATGAAGAAGTGCAAACAGTTCTAAAAGGTGTACAAATGGTATACGAAGGATTACAAGCAGCGCTTAAATCAGAAGGTGTTGAACTAGTGGAAACTGAAAATGCACAGTTCGATCCAAACTTCCACCACGCAGTAATGCAAGGGGAAGAAAGTGATAAAGAAAGCGGAGTAATCTTAGATACATTCCAAAAAGGTTACAAACTAAAAGATAGAGTAATCAGACCAGCAATGGTGAAAGTAAACTCGTAA